In the Qipengyuania pelagi genome, one interval contains:
- a CDS encoding NUDIX hydrolase produces MSDLFDRLLRLFEAGHARDVPDLMSDARFADAARTADAAVLIAVTDRPTGLMQRSDRPEQNGLMQRSDRPSYDGPGVILTQRPTTMRDHPGQVAFPGGKLEPGEDAVSAALREAQEELALDPESVRLIGTTDHYKTGTGFDITPVLGVIAPDLPLRADPREVESWFEAPLSLVMDADNWTRNEVFWKGAMRPYLELDYQGYRIWGVTAAICYNLSRRLQWMEATR; encoded by the coding sequence ATGAGCGATCTCTTCGACCGCCTCCTTCGCCTGTTCGAGGCGGGTCACGCGCGCGATGTGCCCGATTTGATGAGCGATGCGCGCTTCGCCGATGCGGCGCGGACGGCGGATGCCGCCGTGCTCATCGCGGTGACGGATCGGCCCACCGGCCTCATGCAGCGAAGCGATAGGCCAGAACAAAACGGCCTCATGCAGCGAAGCGATAGGCCGAGCTACGACGGGCCGGGCGTCATCCTGACCCAGCGCCCGACGACCATGCGCGATCACCCCGGCCAGGTCGCCTTTCCCGGCGGCAAGCTGGAACCGGGCGAGGATGCGGTCAGTGCCGCCTTGCGCGAGGCGCAAGAGGAATTGGCGCTCGACCCTGAGTCCGTCCGGTTGATCGGCACCACCGATCACTACAAGACCGGGACCGGCTTCGACATAACCCCCGTGCTCGGCGTGATCGCGCCCGACCTGCCCCTGCGCGCCGATCCGCGCGAGGTCGAAAGCTGGTTCGAAGCGCCGCTGTCGCTGGTGATGGATGCGGATAATTGGACTCGCAACGAGGTGTTCTGGAAAGGCGCGATGCGGCCCTATCTCGAACTCGATTATCAGGGCTATCGCATCTGGGGCGTGACGGCGGCGATCTGCTACAATCTCTCGCGCCGCCTTCAATGGATGGAGGCGACGCGATGA
- a CDS encoding CCA tRNA nucleotidyltransferase codes for MTVLPEADWTRRADLALLAETLGPDFMRWVGGAVRDTLLDIPVADVDCATLHRPEKVIDLCRAAGIRTVPTGIDHGTVTAILDEGPVEITTLRRDVSTDGRRATVAFADNWREDAARRDFTINALYAHPKTLEITDFFGGLDDLAARRVRFIGDARTRIREDHLRILRYFRFQARFGREVEDTALAACTELAETLKGISRERVAMELLGILALPDPVPTVRLMEQAGVLRVILPEARAGEIAALDRLVAQEREYAVAPDAIRRLAALLPPVPSLAETVAARLRLSKQQRARLACAAARTKQDAELPRALAYHEGLACARDRLLLAGASIAPLDGWEAPDFPLKGGTIVARGVAAGPAVARIMRAVEARWIAEDFPGEARIEALLAEELARQ; via the coding sequence ATGACCGTTCTGCCCGAAGCCGACTGGACCCGGCGCGCTGATCTGGCCCTGCTTGCCGAAACGCTCGGACCCGATTTCATGCGCTGGGTCGGCGGGGCGGTGCGCGACACCCTGCTCGATATCCCGGTGGCCGATGTCGATTGCGCGACGCTGCACCGGCCCGAAAAGGTGATCGATCTGTGCCGTGCGGCAGGCATCCGCACCGTCCCGACGGGCATCGACCACGGCACGGTGACCGCCATCCTTGACGAGGGGCCGGTCGAAATCACCACGCTGCGCCGCGACGTCAGCACCGATGGCCGCCGCGCGACGGTCGCCTTCGCGGACAATTGGCGCGAGGATGCGGCACGGCGCGATTTCACGATCAATGCGCTCTACGCTCATCCTAAGACGCTGGAGATCACCGATTTCTTCGGCGGGCTCGACGATCTGGCGGCGCGCCGCGTCCGCTTCATCGGCGATGCGCGGACCCGTATCCGCGAGGATCACCTGCGCATCCTGCGCTATTTCCGCTTCCAGGCGCGGTTCGGTCGCGAGGTCGAGGACACGGCGCTTGCCGCCTGCACCGAGCTGGCGGAGACGTTGAAGGGAATCAGCCGCGAACGGGTGGCGATGGAATTGCTTGGCATCCTCGCTCTGCCCGACCCGGTGCCGACCGTGCGCCTGATGGAACAGGCAGGCGTGCTGCGCGTGATCCTGCCCGAGGCGCGCGCGGGCGAGATCGCGGCGCTGGACCGCTTGGTGGCGCAGGAGCGCGAATATGCGGTCGCGCCGGACGCGATCCGACGCCTCGCCGCGCTGCTTCCGCCGGTGCCCAGCCTTGCCGAGACGGTGGCCGCACGCCTCCGCCTGTCGAAGCAGCAGCGCGCCCGCCTCGCCTGCGCGGCGGCGCGCACCAAACAGGATGCGGAACTGCCCCGCGCCCTCGCCTATCACGAAGGATTGGCCTGCGCGCGCGACCGGCTGCTGCTCGCGGGTGCGTCGATCGCACCGCTCGACGGTTGGGAAGCACCCGATTTTCCCCTGAAGGGTGGGACGATCGTCGCGCGCGGCGTGGCGGCGGGCCCTGCGGTCGCGCGGATCATGCGCGCGGTGGAAGCCCGCTGGATCGCCGAGGACTTTCCCGGCGAGGCGCGGATCGAGGCGCTGCTGGCCGAGGAACTCGCCAGACAATAA
- a CDS encoding DUF1285 domain-containing protein yields the protein MVYTPPPELAGLSLAQIAEQVEARKLPPVERWTPQEEGESGMRIAADGIWYHDGSPIRRGAMVRAFSGLLTRDGDGAYWLVTPFQKLRIEVEDACFIATDCRLVEDGIAFRLNTDDLVVAGPDHPLRAAGDPDAPALYVHVRRGCEARLNRSTYEQLAEIALARGDDWTVASGGETYSLLPAAQG from the coding sequence ATGGTCTACACTCCGCCACCCGAACTCGCCGGTCTCAGCCTCGCGCAGATCGCCGAACAGGTCGAAGCCCGCAAACTGCCCCCGGTCGAACGCTGGACGCCGCAGGAAGAAGGCGAGAGCGGGATGCGCATCGCCGCGGACGGGATCTGGTATCACGATGGCAGCCCGATCAGGCGCGGCGCGATGGTGCGCGCCTTTTCGGGGCTGCTGACACGGGACGGAGACGGGGCATACTGGCTGGTCACGCCGTTCCAGAAGCTGCGTATCGAAGTCGAGGACGCCTGTTTCATTGCCACCGATTGCCGCCTGGTCGAGGACGGGATCGCCTTCCGGCTCAACACCGACGATCTGGTCGTGGCCGGGCCGGATCATCCGCTGCGCGCGGCGGGCGATCCCGATGCGCCCGCGCTCTATGTCCATGTCCGGCGCGGCTGCGAGGCGCGGCTCAACCGTTCGACCTACGAACAGCTCGCCGAGATCGCGCTGGCGCGGGGCGATGACTGGACTGTCGCGAGCGGCGGCGAAACCTATTCGCTGCTTCCCGCCGCGCAGGGATGA
- a CDS encoding GNAT family N-acetyltransferase has product MASTTSSPLPTIVPLGAVDPHLVEELLDAAFGEGRQARTAYRIREGMGWLPGLSFAALDDEDYLVATIQLWPVALTDPDRRAHPLLMVGPVAVMPGRQGEGFGKALMATSLAAADQLGGASALPQMLIGDFDYYSQWDFSAAHTGGWRCPGPWERERLLARTANAAVLPREGMLGPWIG; this is encoded by the coding sequence ATGGCCAGTACGACCTCCTCGCCCCTACCCACGATAGTGCCGCTCGGCGCCGTCGACCCGCATCTGGTCGAGGAGCTGCTCGATGCGGCCTTCGGCGAGGGACGCCAGGCGCGCACCGCCTATCGCATTCGCGAAGGGATGGGCTGGCTTCCGGGCCTGAGCTTCGCCGCGCTGGACGACGAGGACTATCTCGTCGCGACGATCCAGCTCTGGCCCGTCGCGCTCACCGATCCCGACAGGCGCGCGCATCCGTTGCTGATGGTTGGCCCGGTGGCGGTGATGCCGGGGCGTCAGGGCGAAGGGTTCGGCAAGGCGCTGATGGCGACCAGCCTCGCCGCGGCGGACCAGCTTGGGGGCGCATCCGCCCTGCCCCAGATGCTGATCGGCGATTTCGACTATTACAGCCAATGGGATTTCTCCGCCGCGCATACGGGCGGGTGGCGCTGCCCCGGACCGTGGGAGCGTGAGCGCCTGCTCGCCCGCACGGCCAATGCGGCGGTCCTCCCGCGCGAGGGAATGCTGGGGCCGTGGATCGGCTGA
- a CDS encoding 2Fe-2S iron-sulfur cluster-binding protein, which produces MSETVRLIFRRANDTEVEVEGAIGDTMLRAAQAAGLPLEGTCEGQMACSTCHVVVDPEWFDRLEAASEEEEDMLDLAAGVRRTSRLSCQIVLDRTMEGLTASIPEESHDARRF; this is translated from the coding sequence ATGAGCGAGACGGTCAGGCTGATCTTCCGCCGCGCGAACGACACGGAGGTGGAGGTCGAGGGGGCGATCGGCGACACCATGCTGCGCGCAGCCCAGGCCGCCGGACTGCCGCTGGAGGGAACGTGCGAAGGCCAGATGGCGTGCTCGACCTGCCATGTCGTGGTCGATCCCGAATGGTTCGATCGGTTGGAGGCCGCGAGCGAGGAAGAGGAGGACATGCTCGACCTCGCCGCTGGCGTACGCCGCACCAGCCGCCTGTCCTGCCAGATCGTGCTCGATCGGACGATGGAGGGACTGACCGCGAGCATCCCCGAAGAAAGCCACGACGCGCGGCGATTCTGA
- a CDS encoding mechanosensitive ion channel family protein has protein sequence MLVLAVPASAQAQRDIAQDSAPFVYEVERLENGGGVGAPLDLDTPMGLVESFMAAGEAGEFERASAALDFANIDTSARAMSRRDVTSALYDLLHRSVVIDWAILPDRPDAVDTETSSKDPMAGTARRSVTLAQIELDGRSIPIRLAREQAPGGEPVWLFSRQTVANVPALYAVYGPTRFEKSLPSALREQAFWTLAWWEVIALPLILLAAALAALLTHLAIRRFRGRFRDDVVVHGVLRAMHLPAVLLAFAASFALVRETFFRLSGPVKDLLDPLQLILIIAAFLGIVLSIIEAMFELATDRRTDALEDPDNGEDRDYYTKLSAIRRIVTALSMLAAIGFLLVASNISSTLGFSILASAGVFGLVLAFAGRKLLGDIMSSVQIAFAQTARIGDAVQYEGQWCFVEKIGFTHLRLRTWDERRVIAPLSDFTNKSFENWTKRDASLMMHVELELDNRADVEKLRGPFREFVEQDEDVVDPEDASCEVVGQTARAMVVRFMARSSDPKCGWKMHCRLRERMLGVAAGLDAAAANEPVPAYLPREREVRMDLARKDEGA, from the coding sequence ATGCTTGTGCTGGCAGTCCCGGCTTCAGCCCAGGCGCAGCGCGATATCGCGCAGGATTCCGCGCCCTTTGTCTACGAGGTCGAGCGGCTGGAGAATGGCGGGGGTGTGGGCGCTCCGCTCGATCTCGACACGCCGATGGGTCTCGTCGAAAGCTTCATGGCGGCGGGCGAGGCGGGGGAGTTCGAGCGGGCTTCCGCAGCGCTCGATTTCGCCAATATCGACACGTCCGCTCGCGCGATGTCGCGGCGCGATGTCACCTCCGCGCTTTACGACCTTCTCCATCGCTCGGTTGTGATCGACTGGGCAATCCTGCCCGACCGGCCCGATGCGGTCGATACGGAGACCAGCAGCAAGGATCCGATGGCAGGGACCGCCCGGCGCTCGGTGACACTGGCGCAAATCGAGTTGGATGGGCGGTCTATCCCAATCCGGCTTGCCCGTGAGCAGGCACCCGGTGGCGAGCCCGTCTGGTTGTTCAGCCGTCAGACGGTCGCGAACGTCCCTGCGCTTTATGCCGTGTACGGCCCGACCCGGTTCGAAAAATCGCTGCCCTCTGCTCTTCGTGAACAGGCGTTCTGGACGCTTGCCTGGTGGGAAGTGATCGCCCTTCCCCTGATTCTGCTGGCAGCCGCCCTTGCCGCGCTCCTGACCCATCTCGCGATACGTCGTTTCCGTGGCCGTTTTCGGGACGACGTCGTGGTGCATGGCGTCCTTCGCGCCATGCATCTCCCAGCGGTTCTGCTCGCCTTCGCCGCGAGCTTCGCGCTGGTGCGCGAAACGTTTTTCCGCCTATCGGGACCAGTCAAGGACCTGCTCGATCCGCTGCAACTGATCCTGATCATCGCTGCCTTTCTCGGCATCGTGCTCTCTATCATCGAGGCCATGTTCGAACTCGCGACCGACCGGCGCACTGATGCGCTGGAAGATCCCGACAATGGCGAGGACCGCGATTACTACACCAAACTGAGCGCGATACGGCGGATCGTGACCGCGCTCTCGATGCTCGCGGCGATCGGATTTCTCCTAGTCGCGAGCAATATCTCCAGCACGCTTGGCTTTTCGATCCTGGCGTCCGCCGGGGTCTTCGGCTTGGTCCTCGCTTTCGCCGGGCGCAAGCTGCTGGGTGATATCATGTCGAGCGTACAGATCGCCTTTGCCCAGACCGCGCGCATCGGCGATGCGGTGCAGTATGAAGGCCAATGGTGCTTCGTCGAGAAGATCGGCTTCACCCATCTGCGCCTGCGCACCTGGGACGAAAGGCGGGTGATCGCCCCGCTGAGCGACTTCACGAACAAGAGCTTCGAGAACTGGACCAAGCGCGACGCCAGCCTGATGATGCATGTCGAGCTTGAACTCGACAATCGCGCCGATGTCGAGAAGCTGCGCGGACCGTTCCGCGAATTCGTCGAACAGGACGAGGATGTGGTCGATCCCGAAGATGCCTCCTGCGAGGTCGTCGGGCAAACGGCGCGGGCGATGGTCGTGCGGTTCATGGCCCGGTCGAGCGATCCGAAATGCGGATGGAAGATGCATTGCCGCTTGCGCGAACGGATGCTGGGGGTCGCAGCCGGGCTCGATGCGGCAGCGGCAAACGAGCCTGTGCCTGCATACCTCCCCCGCGAACGCGAAGTCCGCATGGATCTCGCCCGGAAGGACGAAGGCGCCTGA
- the parC gene encoding DNA topoisomerase IV subunit A, producing the protein MAADNTTVMDEPDPFDAIVDAPFDSALSERYLVYALSTITARSLPDLRDGLKPVHRRLLWAMRQLKLNPTDAFKKSARVVGDVIGKYHPHGDASVYDAMVRLAQDFALRYPLVEGQGNFGNIDGDNAAAYRYTEARLTKTALRLMEGLDEGTVDFIPTYNGEEREPEIFPGLFPNLLANGASGIAVGMATNIPSHNVTEIVDATLELIDNPHIEHARLMELFHGPDFATGALVVDSAETISAAYETGRGSFRMRARFHSSEATAPADREAGIERLGGGQWQLVVDQIPYQVQKGKLIEQIAAAIADRKLPILEDVRDESDENIRIVFVPRSRNVDPELLKESLYKLTDLETRFGLNLNVLDATRTPMVMGLKELLSNWVASQIDILQRRSRHRLDQIAKRLELVEGYIVAFLNLDRVIEIIRYEDDPKAVMMEEFSLTERQVEAILNMRLRSLRKLEEMELRQEKDDLLKEQDELEKLLGSPARQRTRLKRDLAKLRAEYGPDTALGARRTLIAEAAPAVEFSMEAMIEKEPVTVILSQKGWVRGAKGHLPLDQEFKYKEGDAQGFVLHAQTTDKLLLVTDTGRFFTLGADKLPGARGFGEPVRNTLDIDAGAQIVAAIVHRPKQRLLLAADTGKGFAANTDDLLAETRKGRQVVNLKGEAKLQVVRPIAPEDDHVAVVGDNRKLVVFNLEELPELARGQGVQLQRYRDGGMADAITFKLEDGLSWTMGGKEGRTRTETEMWQWKVARGGAGRMPPQGFPRDNRFG; encoded by the coding sequence ATGGCTGCCGACAATACCACTGTGATGGACGAACCCGATCCCTTCGACGCGATCGTCGATGCACCTTTCGACAGCGCGCTGAGCGAGCGATATCTGGTCTATGCGCTGAGCACGATCACCGCGCGCTCGCTGCCCGATCTGCGTGACGGGCTGAAGCCGGTCCACCGCCGCCTGCTATGGGCGATGCGGCAGCTGAAACTGAACCCGACCGATGCGTTCAAGAAATCCGCCCGCGTGGTCGGCGACGTGATCGGCAAGTATCACCCCCACGGCGATGCGAGCGTCTACGATGCGATGGTCCGCCTCGCGCAGGATTTCGCGCTGCGCTATCCGCTGGTCGAGGGGCAGGGGAATTTCGGCAATATCGATGGCGATAACGCCGCCGCCTATCGCTATACCGAAGCGCGCCTGACCAAGACCGCACTGCGCTTGATGGAGGGGCTGGACGAGGGCACGGTCGATTTCATCCCGACCTATAACGGGGAAGAGCGCGAGCCGGAGATCTTTCCCGGCCTGTTCCCCAACCTCCTCGCCAACGGGGCCAGCGGGATCGCGGTGGGGATGGCGACCAACATTCCCAGCCACAATGTCACCGAGATCGTCGACGCGACGCTTGAACTCATCGACAATCCGCATATTGAGCACGCGCGGCTGATGGAGCTGTTCCACGGGCCTGATTTCGCCACCGGCGCGCTGGTGGTGGACAGCGCGGAGACCATCTCCGCCGCCTATGAGACCGGGCGTGGCAGTTTCCGTATGCGCGCACGCTTCCACTCGTCCGAAGCGACCGCGCCCGCCGACCGCGAGGCGGGGATAGAGCGGCTGGGCGGCGGCCAATGGCAGCTCGTTGTCGATCAGATTCCGTATCAGGTGCAGAAGGGCAAGCTGATCGAACAGATCGCCGCCGCCATCGCCGATCGCAAGCTGCCGATCCTGGAGGATGTGCGCGACGAGAGCGACGAGAACATCCGCATCGTCTTCGTCCCCCGCAGCCGCAATGTCGATCCCGAGCTGTTGAAGGAGAGCCTCTACAAGCTCACCGATCTCGAAACGCGCTTCGGCCTCAATCTGAACGTGCTCGACGCCACGCGCACGCCGATGGTGATGGGGCTGAAGGAATTGCTGTCGAACTGGGTCGCCAGCCAGATCGACATCCTCCAGCGCAGGAGCCGCCACCGGCTCGACCAGATCGCGAAACGGCTGGAGCTGGTCGAAGGCTATATCGTCGCCTTCCTCAATCTCGACCGCGTGATCGAGATCATCCGTTACGAGGACGATCCCAAGGCGGTGATGATGGAGGAGTTCTCTCTCACCGAACGGCAGGTCGAGGCGATCCTCAACATGCGGCTGCGCAGTCTGCGCAAGCTGGAAGAGATGGAGCTGCGGCAGGAGAAGGACGATCTCCTGAAGGAGCAGGACGAGCTGGAAAAGCTGCTCGGCTCGCCCGCTCGCCAGCGCACGCGGCTGAAGCGCGATCTTGCCAAGCTGCGCGCGGAATACGGGCCGGACACGGCGCTGGGCGCGCGGCGCACGCTGATCGCGGAGGCTGCCCCTGCAGTCGAATTCAGCATGGAGGCCATGATCGAGAAGGAGCCGGTGACGGTAATCCTCTCGCAGAAAGGCTGGGTGCGCGGCGCCAAGGGGCATCTGCCGCTCGATCAGGAGTTCAAATACAAGGAAGGCGATGCGCAGGGTTTCGTCCTGCACGCGCAGACCACGGACAAGCTGCTACTGGTCACCGATACGGGCCGCTTCTTCACGCTCGGGGCGGACAAACTGCCCGGCGCGCGCGGTTTCGGGGAGCCGGTCAGGAACACGCTCGACATCGATGCGGGGGCGCAGATCGTGGCTGCGATCGTCCACCGGCCGAAACAGCGCCTGCTGCTCGCCGCCGACACCGGCAAGGGCTTCGCCGCGAATACGGACGATCTCTTGGCCGAGACACGCAAGGGCCGGCAGGTCGTGAATCTGAAGGGCGAGGCGAAATTACAGGTCGTGCGCCCGATCGCGCCCGAGGACGATCACGTCGCGGTGGTGGGCGACAATCGCAAGCTGGTCGTCTTCAATCTCGAGGAGCTGCCCGAACTGGCGCGTGGGCAGGGCGTCCAGCTGCAACGCTATCGCGATGGCGGGATGGCCGATGCGATCACCTTCAAGCTCGAAGACGGCCTCAGCTGGACCATGGGCGGCAAGGAAGGCCGCACCCGGACCGAGACCGAGATGTGGCAATGGAAGGTCGCGCGCGGCGGCGCGGGCCGGATGCCGCCACAGGGTTTCCCGCGCGACAACCGGTTCGGATAG
- a CDS encoding type 1 glutamine amidotransferase domain-containing protein, producing the protein MAKRVLILATNGFEQSELMKPKANLEKAGIETTVVSLESGEIKGWDTDDWGDSVKVDKTLDEVSSCEGYDALLLPGGQINPDLLRVEDRAVALVKDFAMSGKPIAAICHAPWLLIEADIVQGKTATCYTSIRTDLKNAGANVVDQEVAIDGNLITSRNPNDIPAFSKALIEAVGETVDEKALETA; encoded by the coding sequence ATGGCAAAACGCGTCCTCATCCTCGCCACCAATGGTTTCGAACAGTCGGAGCTGATGAAGCCCAAGGCCAATCTCGAAAAGGCGGGCATCGAAACCACCGTCGTCAGCCTCGAAAGCGGCGAGATCAAGGGTTGGGATACCGACGACTGGGGCGACAGCGTCAAGGTCGACAAGACGCTGGACGAAGTCAGCAGCTGCGAAGGCTATGATGCGCTCCTGCTGCCCGGCGGCCAGATCAATCCCGACCTTCTGCGCGTGGAAGACCGCGCCGTCGCTCTCGTCAAGGATTTCGCCATGTCCGGCAAGCCCATCGCCGCGATCTGCCACGCCCCGTGGCTGCTGATCGAAGCGGACATCGTCCAGGGCAAGACCGCGACCTGCTACACATCGATCCGCACCGATCTCAAGAATGCGGGTGCGAACGTGGTCGATCAGGAAGTCGCGATCGACGGCAATCTCATAACCAGCCGCAATCCGAACGACATCCCCGCCTTCAGCAAGGCGCTGATCGAAGCGGTCGGCGAAACGGTGGACGAAAAGGCGCTCGAAACCGCCTGA